In Blautia sp. SC05B48, a single genomic region encodes these proteins:
- the asrC gene encoding sulfite reductase subunit C: MDINTKKLKKNAFRVSKVRGLTASRVRVPGGCCNADVMQQVVDIARKYGNGQIHVTTRQGFEIEGIHMEDMDKVNEMLQPIIDNLQINQNEAGTGYSASGTRNVCACIGNRVCPFGNYNTAAFAKRIEKAIFPNDLHFKIALTGCANDCIKARMHDFGIIGMTEPQYDPDRCVSCGACVKGCDKLSVDALKMDNYRIVRNEEKCVGCGVCVTKCPTRAWTRSEKKYYRLTLMGRTGKKNPRLGEDFLIWADEDTIVKVILNTYKFVKKYIDPNAPGGKEHVGYIIDRVGFAEYKRWALDGVVLPQETIVKDNIYWSGIHYR, translated from the coding sequence ATGGATATCAATACAAAGAAACTAAAGAAAAATGCCTTCCGTGTATCAAAGGTCCGTGGGCTTACGGCTTCCAGAGTTCGTGTTCCGGGAGGGTGCTGTAATGCAGACGTTATGCAGCAGGTGGTGGATATTGCCAGAAAATATGGAAACGGACAGATCCATGTTACCACTCGTCAGGGATTCGAAATTGAAGGAATCCATATGGAAGATATGGATAAAGTTAATGAGATGCTTCAACCGATCATTGATAATCTTCAGATCAATCAAAATGAGGCAGGTACCGGGTATTCAGCATCAGGAACCAGAAATGTCTGTGCATGTATCGGAAACAGAGTCTGTCCTTTTGGAAATTATAATACAGCAGCTTTTGCGAAGAGAATCGAAAAGGCTATATTTCCTAATGATCTTCATTTTAAAATTGCACTTACAGGTTGTGCCAATGACTGTATCAAAGCAAGAATGCACGATTTTGGAATTATCGGTATGACAGAGCCACAATATGACCCTGATCGTTGTGTATCCTGTGGCGCCTGTGTAAAAGGCTGTGATAAGCTTTCGGTGGATGCGTTAAAGATGGATAATTACAGAATCGTGCGCAATGAAGAAAAATGCGTAGGCTGTGGAGTATGTGTGACAAAATGTCCTACCAGAGCATGGACCAGAAGTGAAAAAAAATATTATCGTCTGACACTTATGGGACGAACTGGAAAGAAAAATCCACGTCTGGGAGAAGATTTTTTGATCTGGGCAGATGAAGACACTATCGTCAAGGTTATCCTGAACACTTATAAATTTGTAAAAAAATATATTGATCCAAATGCGCCTGGCGGCAAGGAACATGTGGGATATATTATTGACCGTGTAGGGTTTGCAGAATATAAAAGGTGGGCGTTGGATGGTGTAGTACTTCCGCAGGAAACGATAGTGAAAGATAATATTTACTGGAGCGGAATACATTACAGATAA
- a CDS encoding Crp/Fnr family transcriptional regulator: MGQIILRELEKMDFFKEIPKDILQNLLNESKVVSYKKKEVIFHSRSRTKTVYFVYSGEVMLYNLTKHGNRKVIFILGKGRLLNQSIVSKKPNALFCEAACPVQVIEIAEKQFLQLMEQSHALTRSVLREYERNLWRMGHQLKNTTGNMQMERKIAAKLWKLGRDFGVDTEDGVMIDIDLTITLMADLVGAPRENVSRACKVLTDRGLICYGNKRFILIDFDGLAKFYKM, encoded by the coding sequence ATGGGACAGATAATACTCAGGGAACTGGAGAAGATGGATTTTTTTAAAGAAATACCAAAGGATATTCTGCAGAACCTGCTTAATGAAAGTAAAGTTGTTTCTTATAAGAAAAAAGAAGTGATTTTTCATTCACGCAGCAGAACCAAAACAGTATATTTTGTGTATTCCGGCGAAGTGATGCTTTATAATCTGACCAAGCATGGAAATCGAAAGGTGATTTTTATCCTGGGAAAAGGACGGCTTTTAAATCAGAGCATTGTAAGCAAAAAGCCGAATGCACTTTTTTGTGAGGCTGCCTGTCCGGTGCAGGTGATAGAAATTGCAGAAAAACAGTTTCTTCAGCTTATGGAACAGAGCCATGCTTTGACAAGATCTGTTCTGAGAGAGTATGAGAGAAATCTCTGGCGAATGGGGCACCAGCTAAAGAATACGACCGGAAACATGCAGATGGAGCGAAAAATAGCTGCAAAATTATGGAAGCTCGGTCGTGATTTTGGCGTAGATACGGAAGACGGGGTGATGATAGATATTGATCTTACCATTACCCTGATGGCTGATCTGGTTGGTGCACCAAGGGAAAATGTATCTCGTGCCTGTAAGGTTCTTACGGACAGAGGTCTGATCTGTTATGGCAATAAGCGATTTATTCTGATAGATTTTGATGGTCTTGCAAAATTTTATAAAATGTGA
- a CDS encoding AraC family transcriptional regulator: protein MEIKQHGSSAYPFQYYYDNLELFDFHCIEWHWHREFEFLYVESGQVTCGIGEKQIILSEGEAIFINSKILHRFYASSGGIIPNFVCMPEFIAPENSLIYKKYILPIISSNIYFQRFQTDELWQTKIIQTMIKIMEIQRNEKIRELATLALLQDLWLTFYENVKLSDKRDVQTVDEVAQKRVQLIMQYIHENYNRNLSLDEIASHIGISKSTALNLFHRFLHTTPVNYLIGYRLQAASWLLKNTNKKVKTIAYESGFHNVDYFCRLFKKRYHLTPSEYRCTCLKVLSADPSLQTCK, encoded by the coding sequence ATGGAAATTAAACAGCATGGAAGCAGTGCTTATCCATTCCAGTATTATTATGATAATCTGGAATTGTTTGATTTTCATTGTATTGAGTGGCACTGGCACAGAGAATTTGAGTTTTTATATGTCGAGTCCGGACAAGTTACATGCGGAATAGGAGAAAAACAGATTATATTGTCAGAAGGAGAAGCAATTTTTATTAATTCTAAAATATTGCACCGCTTTTACGCATCATCAGGTGGTATCATTCCTAACTTTGTATGTATGCCGGAATTTATTGCGCCGGAGAACAGCCTGATCTATAAGAAATATATCTTGCCAATCATTTCATCGAATATATATTTCCAGCGTTTTCAGACTGATGAATTATGGCAAACAAAGATTATACAAACTATGATAAAAATAATGGAAATACAGAGGAATGAGAAAATAAGAGAACTTGCTACTCTGGCATTGCTGCAGGATTTATGGCTGACTTTTTATGAAAATGTAAAGTTATCTGATAAAAGAGATGTACAGACAGTGGATGAAGTTGCACAGAAAAGAGTGCAGTTGATCATGCAATATATACATGAAAACTATAATCGCAACTTGTCTCTGGATGAAATTGCTTCGCATATAGGAATCAGCAAAAGTACTGCACTTAATTTGTTCCACCGTTTTTTACATACTACACCGGTTAATTATCTGATAGGATATCGACTTCAGGCAGCTTCATGGTTATTGAAAAATACGAATAAAAAAGTAAAAACGATCGCTTATGAAAGCGGATTTCATAACGTTGATTATTTTTGCAGATTGTTTAAAAAACGTTATCATTTAACTCCATCAGAATATCGCTGCACATGTTTAAAAGTGTTGTCGGCTGATCCGAGTCTTCAGACCTGTAAATAA
- a CDS encoding MFS transporter has translation MNAVKKTNYHKTKIACYMGFITQAIAANFAPLLFLKFHSDYHISLGNIALISTFFFFTQLLVDLFCAKFVDHIGYRVCIVASEIFAALGLLGLAFLPDFLPDPFIGIICSVIVYAIGSGLIEVLCSPIIEACPFENKEATMSLLHSFYCWGAVGTILISSLFFLIFGIDSWKWLAVIWAIIPAINTYNFMTCPIESLVDNGSGMEIKDLFSKPFFWVAICLMICSGASELAMAQWASAYAESALGLSKALGDLTGPCMFAVTMGISRIIFGKYGEQLDLMKFMSGSGILCVVCYLLTALSSNPIIGLIGCIACGFSVGIMWPGTISISSKTFPTGGTAMFSLLAMAGDLGGSIGPGIVGRITQNAGNNIKIGMGFGLIFPVILLFMLLLLYRKKISKH, from the coding sequence ATGAATGCTGTAAAAAAAACTAACTACCATAAGACAAAAATAGCCTGTTATATGGGATTTATCACACAGGCTATTGCGGCAAACTTCGCACCGCTTCTTTTTTTGAAATTTCACAGTGACTACCATATTTCTCTCGGTAACATTGCTCTGATATCCACTTTCTTCTTTTTCACACAGCTTCTGGTTGATCTGTTCTGTGCCAAATTCGTAGATCATATCGGATATCGTGTGTGCATTGTTGCATCAGAAATATTTGCTGCACTGGGTCTGCTTGGACTGGCATTTTTACCTGATTTTTTACCTGATCCTTTTATTGGAATTATATGTAGTGTTATTGTTTATGCCATCGGAAGCGGTTTAATAGAAGTACTTTGCAGTCCTATTATCGAGGCCTGTCCGTTTGAAAACAAAGAAGCAACTATGAGTCTGCTCCATTCATTTTACTGTTGGGGAGCTGTTGGGACAATTTTGATTTCCAGCTTATTTTTCCTGATATTTGGAATAGACAGTTGGAAGTGGCTCGCCGTAATATGGGCAATCATTCCTGCAATTAATACTTATAACTTCATGACCTGTCCCATCGAATCTCTGGTTGACAATGGTTCTGGAATGGAAATTAAGGATCTGTTTTCCAAGCCATTTTTCTGGGTTGCAATATGTCTGATGATCTGTTCCGGAGCTTCTGAACTTGCAATGGCTCAATGGGCATCTGCTTATGCAGAATCAGCACTGGGATTATCAAAAGCTCTGGGAGATCTAACAGGTCCATGTATGTTTGCAGTAACAATGGGAATCAGCCGTATAATTTTTGGTAAATATGGAGAACAGTTAGATTTAATGAAGTTTATGAGTGGTTCAGGCATATTATGCGTTGTCTGTTATCTGCTTACTGCTTTGTCATCCAACCCGATCATCGGACTGATCGGTTGTATTGCATGTGGATTTTCAGTTGGAATCATGTGGCCTGGAACCATCAGTATTTCCTCAAAAACTTTTCCAACAGGTGGAACGGCTATGTTCTCTCTTCTTGCCATGGCAGGAGATTTAGGTGGCAGCATTGGACCTGGAATTGTTGGTCGTATCACTCAGAATGCTGGAAATAATATTAAGATCGGCATGGGATTCGGACTTATTTTTCCAGTAATTCTATTGTTTATGTTACTCCTGCTGTATCGGAAGAAGATATCAAAGCACTGA
- the hcp gene encoding hydroxylamine reductase, which yields MDKKMFCFQCEQTVGCTGCTGNAGVCGKKADTAKLQDELTGALISLAKAADSTETISKRTGQIIIEGLFTTVTNVSFDNAAIENMIQKVRAEKERLVPDCRTEEYDLQQLWNANEDIRSLKSLILFGIRGMAAYAYHANVLNYEDAEVNQFFCEALSKIGYEESTEALLSTVLKTGEINLKCMALLDKANTETYGTPEPTDVTLTVEKGPFIVVTGHDLKDLQLLLEQTEGKGINIYTHGEMLPAHAYPFLKKYSHLKGNFGTAWQNQQKEFDHLPAPILYTTNCLMPPKSSYADRVFTTEVVAFPGAVHIDEKKDFTPLIEKALELGGYKEDQMFSGINGGKKVTTGFGHAAILSHAGTVVEAVKSGAIRHFFLVAGCDGAKPGRNYYTEFVKQTPSDSIVLTLACGKFRFNDLDLGEIGGLPRLMDMGQCNDAYGAIQVAVALADAFGCSVNELPLSFVLSWYEQKAVCILLTLLHLGIKNIRLGPSLPAFLSPNILNFLVENYGIAPITTPEEDIKALMNQ from the coding sequence ATGGATAAAAAAATGTTTTGTTTCCAGTGTGAACAGACAGTCGGATGTACCGGCTGTACAGGAAATGCCGGTGTCTGCGGAAAAAAAGCAGATACAGCGAAATTACAGGATGAGTTGACAGGTGCATTGATCAGTCTGGCTAAAGCTGCCGACAGCACGGAAACTATTTCAAAAAGGACCGGACAGATCATAATCGAAGGACTGTTTACTACAGTTACAAATGTAAGTTTTGACAATGCAGCAATCGAAAATATGATACAAAAAGTCAGAGCTGAAAAAGAAAGACTGGTTCCTGACTGCAGAACAGAGGAATATGATCTTCAGCAGCTGTGGAATGCCAATGAAGATATCCGCTCCTTGAAGTCTCTTATTCTCTTTGGTATCCGCGGAATGGCTGCCTATGCCTATCATGCAAATGTTCTGAATTATGAAGATGCCGAAGTGAATCAGTTCTTCTGCGAGGCATTATCTAAGATCGGTTATGAAGAAAGCACAGAAGCACTGCTTTCCACAGTACTCAAAACAGGAGAGATCAATCTGAAGTGCATGGCACTTCTTGATAAGGCAAATACAGAAACCTATGGAACACCAGAGCCAACTGATGTTACACTTACGGTAGAAAAAGGGCCTTTTATTGTCGTGACCGGACATGATTTGAAAGATCTGCAGCTTTTACTTGAACAGACTGAGGGAAAAGGAATCAATATCTATACACATGGTGAAATGCTCCCTGCCCATGCCTATCCATTCTTAAAGAAATACTCTCACCTGAAAGGCAATTTCGGAACTGCATGGCAGAATCAGCAGAAAGAGTTTGACCATCTTCCGGCCCCGATCCTCTACACTACCAACTGTCTGATGCCTCCAAAAAGCAGCTACGCTGACAGAGTGTTTACAACAGAAGTGGTTGCCTTCCCGGGAGCTGTCCATATTGACGAGAAGAAAGATTTCACACCGCTTATTGAAAAAGCACTGGAGCTGGGTGGTTACAAAGAAGATCAGATGTTCTCCGGTATCAACGGCGGGAAAAAAGTGACAACCGGTTTTGGTCATGCAGCCATCCTGTCCCATGCAGGTACTGTAGTAGAGGCTGTAAAATCAGGTGCGATCCGCCATTTCTTCCTGGTTGCCGGCTGTGATGGTGCCAAGCCAGGTCGAAACTATTATACGGAATTTGTAAAGCAGACACCTTCTGACAGTATCGTTCTCACCCTGGCATGTGGAAAATTCCGTTTCAATGATCTCGATCTGGGAGAGATCGGTGGTCTTCCACGACTGATGGATATGGGTCAGTGTAATGATGCTTATGGTGCGATCCAGGTTGCTGTGGCACTTGCAGATGCATTTGGATGTTCTGTAAATGAACTTCCGCTTTCCTTCGTACTCTCCTGGTATGAACAGAAAGCAGTCTGTATCCTGTTAACCCTCCTGCATCTGGGTATCAAAAATATCCGTCTTGGTCCTTCTCTTCCGGCATTCCTTTCTCCTAATATTCTGAACTTTCTGGTTGAAAATTATGGTATTGCACCTATCACCACACCGGAAGAAGATATCAAAGCACTGATGAACCAGTAA
- a CDS encoding Crp/Fnr family transcriptional regulator — protein MKKYLPILRTSPFFKGLTDNEILSILHCVNAATISRKRDSYIFRAGDSTEVMGLVVAGCVLVIQEDLWGHRNILSKCHAGDFFGEPYAASPGAVLNVSVVADEDCDIILLNVQRLLVSCPTICEHHQKLIRNLVGVLANKILILNDKITHVGRRTTRDKLLSYLSAVSIRQASLSFDIPFDRQQLADYLCIDRAAMSSEISKLQKEGFIKTNRNHFELTVCNDTDSGIKM, from the coding sequence TTGAAAAAATATTTACCCATTCTAAGAACGAGCCCTTTCTTTAAAGGTCTTACTGATAATGAGATATTATCCATACTGCATTGTGTAAATGCAGCAACGATCTCCAGAAAACGGGATTCTTATATTTTCAGAGCCGGAGATTCTACCGAAGTAATGGGACTTGTGGTGGCAGGCTGTGTTCTTGTTATTCAGGAAGACCTCTGGGGACATCGGAATATTCTGTCAAAATGTCATGCAGGAGATTTTTTCGGTGAACCATATGCAGCAAGTCCGGGAGCTGTTCTGAATGTCAGTGTAGTAGCAGATGAGGATTGTGATATTATTTTATTAAATGTTCAAAGGCTTCTGGTTTCCTGCCCAACAATATGTGAGCATCATCAGAAGCTGATCCGTAACCTGGTCGGTGTCCTGGCAAATAAGATTCTGATTCTTAACGATAAAATCACACATGTGGGCAGGCGAACGACCAGGGATAAACTGTTGTCTTATCTGTCGGCAGTATCCATCAGGCAGGCATCGTTATCCTTTGACATTCCTTTTGACCGGCAGCAGCTGGCAGATTATCTTTGCATTGACCGTGCGGCAATGTCTTCGGAGATATCAAAGCTGCAAAAAGAAGGATTTATAAAAACAAATAGAAATCATTTTGAGCTGACTGTTTGTAATGATACGGATTCAGGAATAAAAATGTGA
- a CDS encoding 2-hydroxyacid dehydrogenase, with translation MNDKCVVLNAKKMNFDGKLDFSVLSSDVTVYDDTTEQQLSERIQGADIIVTKERSVSAEMIQKFPESVKLICEAGTGYNNIDLEAARKKGITVCNIPAYSTERVAHTAIMMILNLSSAMQVQMKMLACGNHDNFTRNLQVPHVEVNGKTLGVIGAGHIGRKVIQIAQALDMNILVYTRTPREDEKGIRYVSLEELLRNSDYVSMHCPLTESTKHMINKETLSLMKPSAFIINTSRGALIDEAALIEALENGTIAGAGLDVQETEPPEETNPLYTMDHVLLTPHMGWKGLETRQRLVSILADNIKKFMEEDPINVVSGL, from the coding sequence ATGAACGATAAATGTGTGGTATTGAATGCAAAGAAAATGAATTTTGATGGGAAGCTGGATTTTTCCGTTTTATCTTCTGATGTTACAGTATATGATGATACAACAGAACAGCAGCTGTCAGAGCGTATTCAGGGTGCAGATATCATTGTAACAAAGGAGAGGTCTGTGAGTGCAGAAATGATACAGAAATTCCCGGAATCTGTTAAACTGATCTGCGAGGCAGGTACAGGATATAATAATATTGATCTTGAAGCAGCACGGAAGAAGGGGATTACAGTCTGCAATATCCCGGCATACAGCACAGAACGTGTGGCACATACTGCGATTATGATGATATTAAATCTGAGTTCTGCAATGCAGGTACAGATGAAGATGCTGGCATGCGGAAATCATGACAATTTTACCAGAAATCTTCAGGTTCCGCATGTTGAGGTAAATGGTAAAACACTTGGTGTTATAGGTGCAGGACATATTGGCAGGAAAGTTATCCAGATCGCACAGGCGTTGGATATGAACATACTTGTATATACCAGGACACCGAGAGAGGATGAGAAAGGTATCCGCTATGTATCGCTTGAGGAATTACTCAGGAATAGTGATTATGTTTCCATGCACTGTCCATTGACGGAAAGTACAAAACATATGATCAACAAAGAGACTTTATCACTTATGAAGCCCTCAGCGTTTATCATTAATACCTCAAGAGGTGCACTTATTGATGAGGCTGCTCTTATAGAAGCATTGGAAAATGGTACGATTGCAGGAGCCGGACTTGATGTTCAGGAAACCGAACCACCTGAAGAAACCAACCCTCTTTATACTATGGATCATGTCCTTTTGACGCCGCATATGGGATGGAAAGGACTTGAAACAAGACAGCGGCTGGTTTCTATTCTGGCGGATAATATAAAAAAGTTTATGGAAGAGGATCCGATCAATGTTGTATCAGGTCTATAG
- the asrA gene encoding anaerobic sulfite reductase subunit AsrA has translation MGKRVSSDEMQNIFKILQKSYDVYGPKIYQGTGCFSDTDVVRYGLLNSWEEIVWNQKSDYSFKEVLLPISETILYFTENEMKTADGAARQRLIFLKSCDFHALKRLDDMYLKNGAEDYYYRRMRENTVFAVMGCKESGKNCFCVSMGTNRCEEYDMYIFQDENGCYMELKCRELEELLWDYGQNVQEKPIFVENNEVHVEVPEKLPNIIHQDSMWQKYGSRCIGCGRCNFVCPTCTCFTMQDIFYKDNPKAGERRRVWASCQVDGYSDIAGGHSFRQSQGERMRFKVLHKISDHKKRFGYHMCVGCGRCENVCPEYISYIACLQKLKEKEGK, from the coding sequence ATGGGAAAACGAGTCAGCAGTGATGAGATGCAGAATATTTTTAAAATCTTGCAGAAATCCTATGATGTGTATGGACCGAAAATTTACCAGGGGACAGGATGCTTTTCAGATACAGATGTAGTTCGTTATGGTCTGCTGAACAGCTGGGAAGAGATTGTCTGGAATCAGAAGTCGGATTACAGCTTTAAGGAGGTACTGCTTCCGATTTCAGAGACGATTCTTTATTTTACGGAGAATGAGATGAAAACAGCAGACGGAGCAGCAAGACAGAGGTTGATTTTCTTAAAAAGCTGTGATTTTCATGCCCTGAAACGCCTGGACGACATGTATTTGAAAAATGGTGCAGAGGATTATTATTACAGAAGAATGCGGGAAAATACAGTTTTTGCTGTGATGGGGTGTAAGGAATCCGGAAAAAATTGTTTTTGCGTAAGTATGGGAACGAATCGTTGTGAAGAATATGATATGTATATTTTTCAGGATGAAAATGGATGTTACATGGAGCTGAAATGCAGAGAACTGGAAGAATTATTATGGGATTATGGACAGAATGTTCAGGAGAAACCGATTTTTGTGGAAAATAATGAGGTTCATGTAGAGGTTCCGGAAAAACTTCCAAATATAATTCACCAGGATTCCATGTGGCAGAAATATGGCAGTCGATGTATTGGCTGTGGACGCTGTAATTTTGTCTGTCCTACGTGTACCTGTTTTACTATGCAGGATATTTTTTATAAAGATAATCCAAAGGCCGGAGAGCGTCGTCGTGTATGGGCTTCCTGCCAGGTAGATGGATATTCTGATATTGCCGGAGGACACAGCTTCCGCCAAAGTCAGGGTGAAAGAATGCGTTTTAAGGTATTACATAAAATTTCAGATCATAAGAAAAGATTCGGATATCATATGTGCGTCGGCTGCGGACGTTGTGAAAATGTCTGTCCGGAGTATATTTCCTATATTGCATGTCTTCAGAAACTGAAAGAAAAGGAGGGAAAGTGA
- the asrB gene encoding anaerobic sulfite reductase subunit AsrB yields the protein MTNEYIPFLSKIKEIVKHTETEYTFRMTYVGEVRPGQFFEVSIPKYGEAPISVSGIGEDYVDLTIRKVGKVTGEIFELNEGSSFFMRGPYGNGFEKENYQGKELIVVAGGTGVSPVRGVISYFGEHQDEVKKLHTILGFKSPSDILFREDLKIWKQQMELILTVDSADDDSYRTGLVTKYIPELELDNIHETAAIVVGPPVMMKFAVSELLKLGMKEEQIWISQERKMCCGLGKCGHCRMNDTYICLDGPVFCYSEGKKLFD from the coding sequence ATGACGAATGAATATATTCCTTTCTTATCTAAGATAAAAGAAATCGTGAAGCATACAGAGACAGAATATACATTCCGTATGACATATGTGGGTGAAGTAAGACCGGGACAGTTTTTTGAAGTTTCTATTCCTAAATATGGTGAGGCACCGATTTCTGTCAGTGGCATAGGAGAAGATTATGTCGACCTGACCATACGTAAGGTTGGTAAGGTGACCGGAGAGATTTTTGAATTGAATGAGGGAAGCAGTTTTTTTATGCGTGGCCCGTATGGAAATGGTTTTGAGAAGGAGAATTATCAGGGAAAAGAACTGATCGTGGTAGCTGGTGGAACAGGAGTATCTCCTGTGAGAGGAGTGATCAGTTACTTCGGTGAGCATCAGGATGAAGTGAAAAAATTACACACGATCCTTGGGTTTAAATCGCCGTCAGATATTTTGTTCCGTGAGGATCTGAAGATCTGGAAACAGCAGATGGAGCTGATCCTGACGGTGGATTCCGCTGATGACGATTCTTATAGGACAGGACTTGTTACAAAATATATTCCGGAACTTGAGCTTGATAATATCCATGAGACCGCAGCTATTGTTGTCGGCCCCCCAGTCATGATGAAATTTGCAGTATCAGAGCTTTTAAAGCTGGGAATGAAGGAAGAACAGATCTGGATATCTCAGGAGAGAAAAATGTGCTGTGGACTTGGTAAATGCGGACATTGTCGAATGAATGATACATATATTTGTCTGGATGGTCCGGTATTCTGTTATTCAGAAGGTAAAAAACTGTTTGATTAG
- a CDS encoding DUF1349 domain-containing protein, with product MIYKWMNESEINIEGDKIEITAPPRTDFFVEVLMNVKIEHKTVKNIRRGK from the coding sequence ATGATTTATAAATGGATGAATGAAAGTGAGATCAACATTGAAGGCGACAAAATTGAAATAACCGCACCACCCAGAACAGACTTTTTTGTGGAAGTATTGATGAATGTGAAGATTGAACATAAAACTGTTAAAAACATTCGGAGAGGAAAATAA
- a CDS encoding MATE family efflux transporter — protein MSKDEYLITDTPLKALTVFAMPMILGSFFQQIYNMADSIIVGQFVGSSALAAVGACAALTNVFICVALGAGVGAGVLVSRYFGAREYGKMKTIVSTSLFSFLILSIVLGVFGFCFSHSMMRVLQTPGDILNDAVLYLRVYFVGFPFLFMYNILSNMFTSIGESKIPLGLLVFSSILNIFMDLWMVAGLGLGVFGAALATLIAQGISAVFSLFLFLSRMRRYKSRFDWFDRQELHSMLQIAVPSVLQQSTVSIGMMIVQAVVNPFGTQALAGYAATMRVENVFSLIFVSIGNAVSPYVSQNLGAKKIERIKKGYHAALVLDVCFAVLAFIVIETLHTQISSLFLGKDGTALAYQVSEGYMRWLGYFFIFMGIKMATDGVLRGLGIMRPFLIANMVNLAIRLSVALICAPRFGIVFVWIAVPAGWFANFLISYVALRRSWPTDKEVQSR, from the coding sequence ATGTCAAAAGATGAATATCTGATCACAGATACGCCTCTTAAAGCGTTGACGGTTTTTGCAATGCCAATGATTTTGGGCAGTTTTTTTCAGCAAATATACAATATGGCTGACTCTATCATCGTCGGCCAATTTGTTGGCTCCTCTGCACTTGCAGCTGTCGGGGCCTGCGCAGCGCTGACCAACGTTTTTATTTGTGTGGCACTGGGGGCAGGTGTCGGTGCCGGTGTGCTCGTGAGCCGCTATTTCGGTGCCAGGGAGTATGGAAAAATGAAGACCATCGTGTCAACGTCCTTGTTTAGCTTTTTAATTCTAAGCATAGTCCTTGGTGTTTTTGGCTTTTGCTTTTCCCACTCGATGATGAGGGTATTACAAACCCCCGGCGATATACTGAATGATGCAGTGTTATATCTGCGGGTCTATTTCGTGGGTTTTCCGTTTCTGTTTATGTATAACATTCTTTCCAACATGTTCACTTCCATTGGTGAATCAAAAATCCCACTGGGACTCCTGGTATTCTCGTCAATCTTAAATATTTTTATGGATCTTTGGATGGTGGCCGGACTTGGTCTCGGTGTGTTTGGTGCAGCCCTTGCGACTCTTATAGCACAGGGAATTTCTGCGGTGTTTTCACTTTTTCTTTTCCTTAGCCGGATGCGTCGATATAAAAGTCGTTTTGACTGGTTTGACAGGCAGGAGTTACATTCCATGCTTCAAATTGCTGTACCTTCGGTTCTTCAGCAGTCTACAGTGTCCATCGGTATGATGATCGTACAGGCAGTTGTAAATCCCTTCGGTACACAGGCACTTGCGGGGTATGCGGCGACGATGCGGGTAGAGAATGTTTTTTCATTGATTTTTGTATCCATTGGCAATGCGGTTTCCCCATATGTTTCCCAGAATCTTGGCGCAAAGAAAATTGAACGGATCAAAAAAGGATATCACGCTGCACTGGTGTTAGATGTATGTTTTGCAGTTCTTGCTTTTATAGTCATTGAAACACTGCACACGCAGATTTCCTCGCTATTCCTTGGTAAAGATGGAACTGCCCTGGCCTATCAGGTATCCGAGGGCTATATGAGATGGCTTGGTTACTTCTTCATCTTTATGGGAATCAAAATGGCAACCGATGGGGTTCTTCGTGGTCTTGGGATCATGCGCCCGTTCCTCATTGCAAATATGGTGAACCTGGCGATCCGCCTGTCTGTTGCTTTGATCTGTGCACCGCGTTTTGGCATTGTATTTGTCTGGATTGCTGTACCAGCTGGTTGGTTTGCGAACTTTTTAATATCCTATGTGGCTCTCAGAAGATCATGGCCGACTGATAAAGAGGTGCAATCCCGATAG